A window from Schistosoma haematobium chromosome 1, whole genome shotgun sequence encodes these proteins:
- a CDS encoding hypothetical protein (EggNog:ENOG410VD12~COG:S), protein MQKMTDLEYWFKCPTLFHGEFYITITECPEPTPEDIEFRKTAVVNLSSIKHNMSPILSYYSEWLKLVRAVAWLRRFIEFLMVLRSPSHEGSAHLGCLKVKELDIAKRKILLMVQKEVYGEILSGFKNNGKVVSHNGLKGLSPIMLDGLLCVGGRLSYSDFSNAFKHPIILPSRHLVTGMIIRHYHKEQGHTGTSQVLATIRKSYWIIKGTGTVKRVIGKCVICRRYTMVTGQQLMAPLPACRVQQGWYSFSAVGVDYFGPLFVKRGRSSEKRYGCVFTCLQTRAVHIEMTHSLNTDSFIMALLRFIGRRRKPPEIYSDSASSFMGADSELRRFVQQSNQQKINIELSARSSSNCMGVIWGRVIRSIPRLLLLITREQVKQVSLKLWISLCCY, encoded by the coding sequence atgcaaaaaatgaccgatcttgaatattggttcaaatgtcctactttatttCATGgtgaattttatataacaatcactgaatgtccggaacctactcctgaagatattgagtttagaaaaactgctgtggtcaacttgagtagtataaagcacaacatgtcacctattctctcttattactccgagtggttgaaattagttagggccgtagcctggcttagaaggttcatagaatttctgatggtgcttcgttcaccgagtcatgaaggatccgctcatctaggatgtttaaaggtcaaggaacttgacatcgccaagcgtaaaattttattgatggttcagaaagaagtgtatggagaaatacttagtggatttaaaaacaatggtaaagtagttagtcacaatggtctgaagggcttatcaccgataatgcttgatgggttactctgcgttggaggtcgactaagcTACTCAGATTTCTCAAATGCCTTTAAACATCCAATAATAttgcccagtcgacacttagtgacaggaatgataattagacattatcATAAGGAACAAGGTCACACAGGAACGTCACAAGTGCTAGCCACGATTCGAAAAAGTTattggataataaaaggaaccGGCACGGTTAAGAGAGTGATAGGAAAGTGTGTGATCTGCCGGCGGTATACGATGGTTACAGGGCAACAATTGATGGCACCACTTCCAGCTTGTAGAGTGCAACAAGGATGGTATAGCTTCTCAGCCGTGGGAGTAGACTACTTTGGACCCCTTTTTgtcaaaagaggaagatcatCAGAAAAAAGATATGGATGCGTATTTACTTGCTTGCAAACCCgagcagtacatattgaaatgacacatagtttgaatactgattcgtttataatggccttgttacgttttattggaagaagaaggaaacctccggagatttacagtgatagtgcgtcaagcttcatgGGAGCAGATTCTGAGTTAAGGAGGTTTGTGCAACAgtcgaatcagcagaagataaatattgaattgtcagcgaggtccTCATCCAACTGCATGGGTGTAatttggggaagagtgattaggtctataccaagactgttattgttgatcacaagagaacaggtgaagcaggtctccttgaagctttggattagtctttgttgttattaa